The Xenopus tropicalis strain Nigerian chromosome 2, UCB_Xtro_10.0, whole genome shotgun sequence genome window below encodes:
- the pou4f1 gene encoding POU domain, class 4, transcription factor 1 has protein sequence MMSMNSKQPHFAMHPSLPEHKYTSLHSSSEAIRRACLPTPPMQSNIFASLDETLLARAEALAAVDIAVSQGKSHPYKPDATYHTMNSVQCSNNSSVPLGPHHHHHHHHHHHQALEPGDLLEHVASPSLALMASTGHEGVGGGGGGGGGGGGLMSSPGHHHSHMHGLSHLSHQAAMNMTSALQHPGLVAAHHGPGGQVASAVGAAAGLASICDSETDPRELEAFAERFKQRRIKLGVTQADVGSALANLKIPGVGSLSQSTICRFESLTLSHNNMIALKPILQAWLEEAEGAQREKLNKPELFNGGEKKRKRTSIAAPEKRSLEAYFAVQPRPSSEKIAAIAEKLDLKKNVVRVWFCNQRQKQKRMKFSATY, from the exons ATGATGTCAATGAACAGCAAGCAGCCTCATTTTGCCATGCACCCGAGCTTACCTGAGCACAAGTACACCTCTCTGCACTCCAGCTCGGAGGCAATAAGGAGAGCATGCCTGCCCACTCCTCCG ATGCAGAGCAATATCTTCGCCAGCCTGGATGAGACCCTGTTGGCCCGAGCCGAAGCACTTGCTGCGGTTGATATCGCTGTGTCCCAGGGCAAGAGCCATCCCTACAAACCAGATGCCACCTACCATACTATGAACAGCGTGCAATGCTCCAACAACTCCTCTGTGCCACTCGGCCCTCACCAtcaccaccaccatcatcatcaccatcatcaggCGCTGGAGCCCGGGGACCTCCTGGAACATGTCGCCTCCCCGTCCCTAGCACTGATGGCCAGTACAGGACACGAAGGAGTCGGTGGAGGGGGAGGCGGCGGAGGTGGTGGCGGAGGCTTAATGTCTTCCCCGGGCCATCACCACAGCCACATGCACGGCCTGAGCCACCTGTCCCACCAGGCGGCCATGAACATGACCTCTGCCCTTCAGCACCCTGGACTGGTTGCCGCTCATCATGGCCCTGGGGGGCAGGTGGCCTCGGCTGTGGGGGCAGCGGCCGGTTTGGCGTCCATCTGCGACTCAGAGACTGACCCCCGAGAGTTAGAAGCCTTCGCTGAGCGGTTCAAGCAGCGGAGGATCAAGTTAGGGGTGACCCAAGCAGATGTGGGCTCAGCTTTGGCCAACCTGAAGATCCCCGGGGTGGGCTCCCTCAGCCAGAGCACCATCTGCAGGTTTGAATCCCTCACCCTGTCGCACAACAATATGATCGCCCTTAAGCCCATCCTGCAAGCCTGGCTAGAGGAAGCCGAGGGCGCTCAGAGGGAAAAACTCAACAAACCCGAACTTTTCAATGGGGGGGAAAAGAAACGCAAGAGGACTTCCATCGCTGCTCCCGAAAAGAGGTCGCTGGAGGCTTATTTTGCTGTCCAGCCGCGACCTTCCTCGGAGAAGATCGCAGCTATTGCTGAGAAACTGGACCTCAAAAAGAACGTGGTGCGGGTCTGGTTCTGCAATCAGAGACAAAAGCAGAAAAGAATGAAATTTTCTGCCACTTACTAG